A genomic region of Oryza glaberrima chromosome 1, OglaRS2, whole genome shotgun sequence contains the following coding sequences:
- the LOC127781138 gene encoding uncharacterized protein LOC127781138 → MASIVLLLSELLGGESTSVMAADWYMSGHSLREFRPVAAAPAAAAAAVAKCERPAAEAAGEKKKEESFEDLAAVSRIAVDVMWP, encoded by the coding sequence ATGGCGTCGATCGTGCTGCTGCTGTCGGAGCTGCTCGGCGGCGAGAGCACCAGCGTAATGGCGGCCGACTGGTACATGAGCGGACACAGCCTCCGGGAGTTCCGGCCCGTGgcggctgctccggcggcggcggcggcggcggtggccaagtgcgagcggccggcggccgaggcagcgggggagaagaagaaggaggagtcGTTCGAGGATCTCGCCGCCGTGTCCCGGATCGCGGTCGACGTGATGTGGCCTTAG